One part of the Plasmodium yoelii strain 17X genome assembly, chromosome: 13 genome encodes these proteins:
- a CDS encoding ribonuclease P protein subunit RPR2, putative, translating to MDDNSKHEGYINEDNCEKLKNKANNPNYNRNNNNNVTKYDNMEEGNYNFVDNTKNLEKMNIPLNKGLNENSQINQLDNNKPNKRKKRTKKCNDNKELFKPSNQMVRINYLLQASFLINKFSPNLSRKYIKTMRRLSNKFLIKYDKNFKKLFCKKCNSVFIPNVTCDTFVNSLNIQKKNKKNIVKDSINKNVKQRDECLVSYQCNHCQHITKFVYETTPPVPIENENPTTV from the coding sequence ATGGATGATAATTCAAAACATGAAGGTTATATTAATGAAGATAATtgtgaaaaattaaaaaacaaagcAAATAATCCAAATTATAacagaaataataataacaatgtaacaaaatatgataatatgGAAGAAGggaattataattttgtcgataatacaaaaaatcttgaaaaaatgaacattCCACTGAATAAGGGGTTAAATGAAAACTCACAAATAAACCAacttgataataataaaccaaataaaagaaaaaaaaggacaaaaaaatgtaatgataataaagaaTTGTTTAAACCTTCAAATCAAATGGTTAggataaattatttattacaaGCATCATTcctaattaataaatttagtCCTAATTTAtcaagaaaatatattaaaacaatGAGAAGACTTTccaataaatttttaataaaatatgataaaaattttaaaaagctattttgtaaaaaatgtaattcaGTTTTTATTCCCAATGTTACTTGTGATACATTTGTTAACTCATtgaatatacaaaaaaaaaataaaaagaatattGTTAAAGAttctataaataaaaatgtaaagcaGCGAGACGAATGTTTAGTATCATATCAGTGTAATCATTGCCAACACATCACCAAATTTGTTTATGAAACTACTCCACCAGTTCCTATTGAAAATGAGAATCCCACAACAGTATAA
- a CDS encoding nucleotidyltransferase, whose amino-acid sequence MVYYLLYVLFMLYNFFVPVCYSNMNKKICIYGGSFDPVTYGHEMVLSKISNLKWVDEIWVVICRCRYDKNLEAFEHRNNMFSIMLENNKYPMEKNKIFVKDLESENTTATYDLLNMLKKTYPQYEFYFIIGSDLLNDLTSWDSGEQLVSENNFVVIERGDFDINKDILKKMFKYYLIEIPVKSFVNYISSTDVRKLLVKQNNEDLKKYINSIAIDYINDNNLYKSCGK is encoded by the coding sequence AtggtatattatttattgtatgttttatttatgctttataatttttttgtgcCTGTTTGTTATtcaaatatgaataaaaaaatatgtatatatggaGGATCATTTGATCCAGTTACATATGGCCATGAAATGGTACTTTCAAAAATTAGCAATTTGAAGTGGGTAGATGAAATATGGGTAGTTATATGTAGATGCAGATATGATAAAAATCTCGAAGCGTTTGAGCATagaaataatatgttttcCATCAtgttagaaaataataaatatccaatggagaaaaataaaatatttgtaaaaGATTTGGAATCTGAAAATACAACTGCAACAtatgatttattaaatatgctAAAGAAGACATATCCTCaatatgaattttatttcattattggATCTGATTTATTAAATGATCTAACTTCATGGGATAGTGGTGAACAATTAGTTTCTGAAAATAATTTCGTTGTTATCGAGAGGGGTGattttgatataaataaagatatattaaaaaaaatgtttaaatattatttaattgaaATTCCAGTCAAGTCTtttgttaattatatttCTTCAACTGATGTAAGAAAATTATTagttaaacaaaataatgaagatttaaaaaaatatatcaattcaATAGCTAtagattatataaatgataataatttatataaaagttgtgggaaataa